The following coding sequences are from one Lipingzhangella halophila window:
- a CDS encoding cation diffusion facilitator family transporter, whose product MANQVSPSFSTERHAVLTRRVRFLVAATIVYNLVEAVVAISAGTIASSTALIGFGLDSLIEVSSAAAVAWQFSARDAATRQARERRALRGIAVSFFALALYVTVDALRALIAADTAETSVPGIVLAAASVVIMPFLSLAQRRAGRELGSATAVADSKQTLLCSYLSAALLVGLLANALLGWAWADPVVALLIAALAVKEGREAWRGDACCAPGGIALAMQPATSGDDACGCEPGCSCCS is encoded by the coding sequence ATGGCTAACCAGGTCTCCCCCAGCTTCAGCACCGAGCGTCACGCCGTTCTGACCCGACGCGTGCGGTTCCTGGTAGCCGCCACCATCGTCTACAACCTGGTCGAAGCCGTGGTGGCCATCAGCGCGGGCACCATCGCCTCTTCTACCGCGCTGATCGGCTTCGGTCTCGACTCGCTCATCGAGGTGTCCTCGGCCGCCGCGGTGGCCTGGCAGTTCTCCGCCCGCGACGCCGCAACACGCCAGGCCAGGGAACGCCGCGCGCTGCGGGGTATCGCCGTGTCGTTCTTCGCGCTGGCCCTCTACGTCACCGTGGACGCGCTGCGCGCGCTCATCGCAGCCGACACGGCCGAGACCTCGGTACCCGGCATCGTGCTCGCCGCGGCGTCCGTGGTCATCATGCCGTTTCTGAGCCTGGCCCAGCGGCGCGCCGGACGCGAACTCGGCTCGGCCACCGCCGTGGCCGACTCCAAGCAGACGCTGCTGTGCAGCTACCTCTCCGCGGCGCTGCTCGTCGGGCTGCTGGCCAACGCCCTGCTCGGGTGGGCCTGGGCCGACCCTGTCGTGGCCCTGCTCATCGCCGCCCTGGCCGTCAAGGAGGGCCGCGAGGCCTGGCGCGGGGACGCCTGCTGCGCTCCGGGCGGTATCGCGCTGGCCATGCAACCGGCCACCAGCGGCGACGACGCGTGCGGGTGCGAGCCCGGCTGCTCCTGCTGCTCCTGA
- a CDS encoding ArsR/SmtB family transcription factor, producing the protein MLTIAPEVDALARFGRALADPIRCRILLALHENPAHPADLADSLGISRTRLSNHLACLRDCGLVVAVPVGRRSRYELADSRLAHALDDLRTAVLAVETDKSCPEAEDKDCC; encoded by the coding sequence ATGCTGACTATCGCCCCCGAGGTAGACGCCCTCGCCCGCTTCGGCCGCGCGCTGGCCGACCCCATCCGCTGCCGGATCCTGCTCGCGCTGCACGAGAACCCCGCCCACCCCGCGGACCTCGCCGACAGTCTGGGGATCAGCCGCACGCGCCTGTCCAACCACCTGGCCTGTCTGCGCGACTGCGGACTCGTCGTCGCCGTGCCCGTGGGGCGCCGTTCCCGCTACGAACTCGCCGACAGCCGGCTGGCCCACGCCCTTGACGACCTGCGCACCGCCGTCCTGGCGGTGGAGACCGACAAGAGCTGCCCAGAGGCCGAGGACAAGGACTGCTGCTGA